The Thermococcus thermotolerans genome contains a region encoding:
- a CDS encoding ECF transporter S component: MVKVVDLTEILKPYGHYVLGGAVVVFLAYLWTKRREYKAPATIALSAILAAVVAIATNVIKVPTPATGGYINLGDTMVMFSAMVFGPVVGVFAGGVGSALGDIIGGYPGWAPITLVVKGLEGLVIGYIARRSDNVSTLVIAGIVGGMIMVSGYFAFEAYMFGVPAALTEVPGNTVQAVTGIIVGTGLATIIKKRYPEVTDLI, from the coding sequence GTGGTGAAGGTGGTGGATCTGACGGAGATACTCAAACCCTACGGTCACTATGTACTTGGAGGCGCGGTGGTGGTTTTCCTCGCGTACCTCTGGACCAAGAGGAGGGAATACAAGGCACCTGCCACAATAGCCCTCTCTGCAATCCTCGCGGCAGTGGTTGCGATAGCCACCAACGTGATAAAGGTGCCCACCCCTGCAACGGGAGGCTACATAAACCTCGGAGACACCATGGTCATGTTCTCGGCGATGGTCTTCGGGCCGGTCGTTGGAGTCTTCGCCGGCGGTGTTGGTTCGGCCCTTGGAGACATCATCGGTGGCTACCCCGGATGGGCACCGATAACGCTCGTTGTCAAGGGACTGGAGGGTTTGGTTATAGGGTACATCGCCAGAAGGAGCGATAACGTCTCGACCCTCGTCATAGCCGGAATCGTCGGTGGAATGATAATGGTCTCCGGCTACTTCGCGTTTGAGGCGTACATGTTCGGGGTTCCTGCGGCTCTAACGGAGGTTCCCGGGAACACCGTCCAGGCCGTCACGGGGATAATAGTAGGAACGGGTCTGGCAACGATAATAAAGAAGAGGTACCCCGAGGTCACAGACCTCATCTAA
- the deoC gene encoding deoxyribose-phosphate aldolase, producing the protein MGDHLDIAKYIDHTNLKPYATADDIVKLCEEAKEYGFYAVCVNPYRVKLAKEVLRGSDVKVATVIGFPLGATPTEVKVFEAKRALEDGADELDMVINIGALKDKDYEYVKRDIEEVVRVAHERGAIVKVIIETCYLTEEEKVKACELAKEAGADFVKTSTGFGTGGATIEDVRLMREVVGPEMGVKAAGGIRTYEQALAMIEAGATRIGTSSGVKIVEGARDAGRG; encoded by the coding sequence ATGGGTGATCATCTCGATATAGCTAAATATATCGACCATACGAATCTCAAACCATACGCTACCGCCGATGATATAGTTAAGCTCTGCGAGGAAGCCAAGGAGTACGGCTTTTACGCCGTCTGTGTCAACCCGTACAGGGTAAAGCTGGCAAAAGAAGTCCTCAGGGGCTCGGACGTGAAGGTTGCCACTGTTATAGGCTTCCCCCTCGGCGCGACCCCGACGGAGGTCAAGGTCTTTGAGGCAAAAAGGGCTTTGGAAGACGGTGCTGACGAGCTGGACATGGTCATCAACATCGGCGCTCTGAAGGATAAGGACTACGAGTACGTGAAAAGGGACATCGAGGAGGTAGTCAGGGTCGCCCACGAGAGGGGCGCGATAGTCAAGGTCATCATCGAGACCTGCTATCTCACGGAGGAGGAGAAGGTCAAGGCCTGCGAGCTGGCGAAAGAAGCAGGAGCGGACTTCGTGAAGACCTCAACCGGTTTTGGCACGGGTGGGGCCACCATTGAGGACGTGAGGCTCATGAGGGAGGTTGTTGGCCCGGAGATGGGCGTCAAGGCGGCTGGAGGCATCAGAACCTACGAGCAGGCCCTGGCGATGATAGAGGCAGGTGCGACCAGGATTGGGACGTCGAGCGGCGTAAAAATCGTGGAGGGGGCGAGAGATGCAGGGCGTGGGTGA
- a CDS encoding family 4B encapsulin nanocompartment shell protein, whose product MQGVGEIKDILMRAIAELQEEGLEPDILLVGPGFLEHSAEILRDCRLRIYKIEELGYDAVVADSKYLGQIKRASRRISVEPLLKESEMWEELKKLEV is encoded by the coding sequence ATGCAGGGCGTGGGTGAGATAAAGGATATCCTGATGAGGGCCATAGCGGAGCTCCAAGAGGAGGGCCTTGAACCTGACATACTCCTAGTTGGGCCGGGCTTCCTTGAGCACTCCGCGGAGATACTCAGGGACTGCAGGCTCAGGATATATAAGATCGAAGAGCTGGGCTACGATGCCGTGGTCGCTGATTCCAAGTATCTGGGCCAGATAAAAAGGGCCTCAAGGAGAATATCCGTTGAGCCACTCCTCAAGGAAAGTGAGATGTGGGAAGAACTGAAAAAGCTGGAAGTTTAG